In a genomic window of Mycolicibacillus parakoreensis:
- a CDS encoding Zn-ribbon domain-containing OB-fold protein yields the protein MPTASPQPAIDGWFATDDTGAPHLIGAKCPQCGTYVFPPRENNCPNPGCASDVLEAVALSRRGAVWSYTENRYPPPAPYPAPDPFEPFAIAAVELAAEGLIVLAKVAEGTLGADLQVGMELEVGLEPLYTDDDGVTRLTYVWKKVSA from the coding sequence GTGCCGACAGCATCTCCGCAACCAGCGATCGACGGGTGGTTCGCCACCGATGACACCGGCGCGCCGCACCTGATCGGCGCGAAATGCCCCCAGTGCGGGACGTATGTCTTCCCGCCGCGGGAGAACAACTGCCCCAACCCCGGCTGCGCCAGCGACGTGCTCGAAGCGGTCGCGTTGTCGCGGCGCGGCGCGGTGTGGAGCTACACCGAGAACCGCTACCCGCCGCCGGCGCCGTACCCGGCCCCGGATCCGTTCGAACCGTTCGCGATCGCCGCGGTCGAGTTGGCCGCCGAGGGGCTGATCGTGTTGGCCAAGGTGGCCGAGGGGACCCTCGGCGCCGACCTGCAGGTCGGCATGGAGCTGGAGGTGGGTCTCGAGCCGCTCTACACCGACGACGACGGCGTGACGCGGCTGACCTACGTCTGGAAGAAGGTGAGCGCGTGA
- a CDS encoding lipid-transfer protein — protein MSTPEPLYILGAGMHPWGKWGRDFTEYGVVAARAALAEADLDWRQIQLVAGADTIRNGYPGFIAGSTFAQKLGWNGVPVSSSYAACASGSQALQSARAQILAGFCDVALVIGADTTPKGAFAPVGGERRNDPDWQRFHLIGAMNPVYFALLARRRMDLYGATVEDFAAVKVKNARHGLSNPYARYRKEAAVADVLASPVVADPLHQLDICATSDGAAALIVASAEFAKKHLGSLQGVPSVRAVSTVTPRYPQHLPELPDIATDSTAVVAAPERVFKDQILDAAYAEAGIGPQDVSLAEVYDLSTALELDWYEHLGLCAKGEGEQLLRSGATTIGGAVPVNASGGLSCFGEAIPAQAIAQVCELNWQLRGQAEGRQVEGATVGVTANQGLFGHGSSVIVAR, from the coding sequence GTGAGCACGCCCGAACCGCTCTACATCCTGGGTGCCGGCATGCACCCCTGGGGCAAGTGGGGCCGCGACTTCACCGAGTACGGCGTCGTCGCCGCGCGTGCGGCGCTGGCGGAGGCCGACCTGGACTGGCGTCAGATCCAGTTGGTCGCCGGGGCCGACACCATCCGCAACGGCTACCCGGGGTTCATCGCCGGCTCCACGTTCGCCCAGAAGCTGGGCTGGAACGGGGTGCCGGTCTCCTCGAGCTACGCGGCGTGCGCGTCCGGCTCGCAGGCGCTGCAGAGCGCCCGCGCCCAGATCCTGGCCGGGTTCTGCGACGTCGCGCTGGTGATCGGCGCCGACACCACGCCGAAGGGGGCGTTCGCCCCGGTCGGCGGCGAACGCCGAAACGACCCGGACTGGCAGCGGTTCCACCTGATCGGGGCGATGAACCCGGTCTACTTCGCGCTGCTGGCGCGCCGCCGGATGGACCTCTACGGCGCCACCGTGGAGGACTTCGCGGCGGTGAAGGTCAAAAACGCCCGCCACGGGCTGTCCAACCCGTATGCCCGCTACCGCAAGGAGGCGGCGGTCGCCGATGTGCTGGCCAGCCCGGTGGTGGCCGACCCGCTGCACCAGTTGGACATCTGCGCCACCTCCGACGGTGCGGCGGCGCTGATCGTGGCCAGCGCGGAGTTCGCCAAAAAACACCTCGGCTCGCTGCAGGGGGTGCCGTCGGTGCGGGCGGTGTCCACCGTCACTCCCCGCTACCCGCAGCACCTGCCCGAGCTGCCCGACATCGCCACCGACTCCACCGCGGTGGTGGCCGCCCCGGAGCGGGTGTTCAAAGACCAGATCCTCGACGCCGCCTACGCCGAGGCCGGGATCGGTCCCCAAGACGTCAGCCTCGCCGAGGTCTACGACCTGTCCACCGCGCTGGAACTGGACTGGTACGAGCATCTGGGGCTGTGCGCCAAGGGCGAGGGGGAGCAGCTGCTGCGCAGCGGGGCCACCACCATCGGCGGCGCGGTGCCGGTCAACGCCTCCGGCGGGCTGTCCTGCTTCGGTGAGGCCATCCCCGCCCAGGCGATCGCCCAGGTCTGCGAGCTGAACTGGCAGCTGCGCGGACAGGCCGAGGGCCGGCAGGTCGAGGGCGCGACCGTCGGCGTCACCGCCAACCAGGGCCTGTTCGGGCACGGTTCGTCGGTGATCGTCGCCCGCTGA
- a CDS encoding DUF167 domain-containing protein, with product MSDGAGGEIVVVAVKAGSRKGPLVDPAPAAEGRPWTVHVREPAVEGKANRAVRRVLAEHFGVPPSRVTLVAGATARIKRFRVER from the coding sequence GTGAGCGACGGCGCGGGCGGCGAGATCGTCGTCGTGGCGGTCAAGGCGGGAAGCCGCAAGGGCCCGCTGGTCGACCCCGCCCCCGCCGCCGAGGGCCGGCCGTGGACGGTGCATGTGCGCGAACCCGCCGTGGAGGGTAAGGCCAACCGGGCGGTGCGCCGGGTGCTCGCCGAGCATTTCGGGGTCCCGCCGAGCCGGGTCACCCTGGTGGCCGGGGCCACCGCCCGGATCAAACGGTTCCGCGTCGAGCGCTAG
- a CDS encoding ANTAR domain-containing response regulator, which produces MTAPSSDTAEPTAHRVLIAEDEPLIRLDLTEMLRDEGYQVVGEAGDGQEAVDLAEQLTPDLVIMDIKMPRRDGIDAASEIAGKRIAPIVMLTAFSQRDLVERARDAGAMAYLVKPFSISDLIPAIELAVSRFGEIAALEREVATLAERLETRKLVERAKGLLQAAHTMTEPEAFQWIQRAAMDQRTTMKRVAEVVVETLTTPKTDPNP; this is translated from the coding sequence ATGACCGCGCCCAGCAGCGACACCGCCGAGCCCACCGCCCACCGGGTGCTGATCGCCGAGGACGAGCCGTTGATCCGCCTCGACCTCACCGAGATGCTGCGCGACGAGGGCTATCAGGTGGTCGGGGAGGCCGGCGACGGCCAGGAGGCCGTCGACCTGGCCGAGCAGCTCACCCCGGACCTGGTGATCATGGACATCAAGATGCCGCGCCGCGACGGCATCGACGCCGCCTCCGAGATCGCCGGCAAGCGGATCGCCCCGATCGTGATGCTCACCGCGTTCAGCCAGCGCGACCTGGTCGAGCGGGCCCGCGACGCCGGGGCGATGGCCTATCTGGTCAAACCGTTCTCGATCTCGGACCTGATTCCGGCGATCGAGTTGGCGGTGAGCCGGTTCGGCGAGATCGCCGCACTGGAACGCGAGGTCGCCACCCTGGCTGAGCGCCTGGAGACCCGCAAACTCGTCGAACGCGCCAAAGGGCTGCTGCAGGCGGCGCACACGATGACCGAACCCGAAGCGTTCCAGTGGATTCAGCGCGCCGCGATGGATCAGCGCACCACGATGAAACGGGTCGCCGAGGTGGTGGTGGAGACGCTGACCACCCCGAAAACCGACCCGAACCCCTAG
- a CDS encoding fused (3R)-hydroxyacyl-ACP dehydratase subunits HadA/HadB, which produces MTAATEASPLQARVGHYYQADTTYQVGREKVREYARAVQDYHPAHWDTAAAADLGHSDLVAPLTFPSVPAMACNRRMFESVVVGYDTYVQTEEVFEQHRPIVAGDELLTDVELTAVRRVAGRDLVTVTNTLTDAAGERVHTLHTTVVGVTAEEVDEAVKAAVQNAMMHDVNILGPEDSEAEYHKTVRPDDAVHIAAGGQTRTPGTPAFDDVAVGDLLPTHHARLSRGDLVNYAGVAGDANPIHWDEELAKLAGLPDVIAHGMLTMGLGAGFVSAWSGDPGAVTRYAVRLSQPAIVTAKEGGDIEFSGRIKSLDPATRSGVVLVAAKSGGRKIFGLATLAVRFR; this is translated from the coding sequence ATGACGGCAGCAACAGAGGCGTCGCCGCTGCAGGCGCGGGTCGGCCACTACTACCAGGCCGACACCACCTATCAGGTGGGACGCGAGAAGGTGCGCGAATACGCCCGCGCCGTGCAGGACTATCACCCCGCGCACTGGGACACCGCCGCGGCCGCCGACCTGGGCCACAGCGACCTGGTGGCGCCGTTGACGTTCCCGTCGGTGCCGGCGATGGCGTGCAACCGGCGGATGTTCGAATCGGTGGTCGTCGGCTACGACACCTATGTGCAGACCGAGGAGGTCTTCGAACAGCACCGCCCCATCGTGGCCGGGGACGAACTGCTCACCGATGTCGAACTGACCGCGGTGCGCCGCGTCGCCGGCCGGGATCTGGTCACGGTGACCAACACCCTCACCGACGCCGCCGGCGAACGGGTGCACACCCTGCACACCACCGTGGTCGGGGTGACCGCCGAGGAGGTCGACGAGGCGGTCAAGGCGGCCGTGCAGAACGCGATGATGCACGACGTCAACATCCTCGGCCCGGAGGATTCCGAGGCCGAGTACCACAAGACGGTGCGCCCCGACGACGCCGTCCACATCGCGGCGGGCGGGCAGACCCGCACACCGGGAACCCCGGCGTTCGACGACGTCGCCGTCGGCGACCTGCTGCCGACCCACCACGCCCGGCTCTCCCGCGGTGACCTGGTGAACTACGCCGGGGTGGCCGGCGACGCCAACCCGATCCACTGGGACGAGGAGCTGGCCAAGCTGGCCGGCCTGCCCGACGTCATCGCCCACGGCATGCTCACCATGGGCCTCGGGGCCGGGTTCGTCTCGGCCTGGTCCGGTGACCCCGGGGCGGTCACCCGGTATGCGGTGCGGCTGTCGCAGCCGGCGATCGTCACCGCCAAGGAGGGCGGCGACATCGAGTTCAGCGGGCGGATCAAATCGTTGGACCCCGCCACCCGCAGCGGTGTCGTGCTGGTCGCCGCGAAGTCGGGGGGCCGCAAGATCTTCGGCTTGGCGACCCTGGCGGTGCGGTTCCGCTGA
- a CDS encoding maleylpyruvate isomerase family mycothiol-dependent enzyme, producing MAALSVREMARRERRDFADLLDGLSPPQWAAASLCGRWSVREVVAHTLAYLSQSRRGLLGAMIRHRGDVDRLNAAALPAYARLPPPQLAALMRAGVDPAGAGALYGCRVALIECLIHQQDIRRPLGLDRAVPADRLRAALRYARASPVIGAARRTAGLRLVATDLDWSAGRGPEVTGPGEALLLAMTGRAGAVADDLRGSGVNRLR from the coding sequence ATGGCGGCGCTGAGCGTGCGCGAGATGGCGCGGCGGGAACGGCGCGACTTCGCCGACCTGCTCGACGGGCTCTCCCCGCCGCAGTGGGCGGCGGCCAGCCTCTGCGGCCGGTGGAGCGTGCGCGAGGTCGTCGCCCACACCCTGGCGTATTTGTCGCAGAGCCGCCGCGGCCTGCTCGGCGCGATGATCCGGCACCGCGGCGACGTCGACCGGCTCAACGCCGCCGCCCTGCCCGCCTACGCCCGGCTGCCCCCACCGCAGTTGGCCGCGCTGATGCGGGCCGGTGTCGACCCGGCCGGCGCCGGCGCGCTGTACGGCTGCCGCGTGGCGCTGATCGAATGCCTCATCCACCAGCAGGACATCCGCCGCCCGCTGGGGCTGGACCGTGCGGTGCCCGCCGACCGGCTGCGCGCGGCGCTGCGCTACGCGCGGGCCAGCCCGGTCATCGGGGCGGCGCGGCGCACCGCCGGGCTGCGGCTGGTCGCCACCGACCTGGACTGGTCGGCCGGGCGCGGCCCGGAGGTGACCGGGCCGGGCGAGGCGCTGCTGCTGGCGATGACCGGGCGGGCCGGCGCGGTCGCCGACGACTTGCGCGGATCGGGCGTGAACCGGTTGCGGTGA
- a CDS encoding adenylate/guanylate cyclase domain-containing protein has translation MVSRRRLAAAGQAVSAHRRSRCVERPTQRYVAGAARRRLQVLRVTARIAAGITGGFGVLQLATGETLRWIGIFNVFTAALFLVIPRLHRYGPVLAPVTFVVCAYASLVVAALTLGTASGAQFFFLVSAAIVLLVLGIERLVLAAVLVGIGAALGIALEFLVPDDTGAQPAWLLTVGFAAMMVSGCFMSLATVWVALRAMARAEAALASEYHRSETLLTNILPATVAERLKDASGGVLVDEYADASVLFADIADFTEHAGDMTPEDLVRFLDLLYTRFDLLVEKHQLEKIKTSGDSYMVVSGVPQRRGDHLAALARFALDMAEAAAQVRAPQGWPLRIRIGMAVGPVVAGVIGSRRFFYDVWGDAVNVAARMESTDTEGRIQVPQGVYERLRDDFVFEERGEIVVKGKGRMRTWFLIGPKAETGTVRAETVLTG, from the coding sequence GTGGTGAGCAGACGCAGACTCGCCGCCGCGGGCCAGGCGGTCAGCGCTCACCGTCGCTCGCGCTGTGTGGAACGGCCCACCCAGCGCTACGTCGCGGGCGCGGCGCGGAGGCGCCTGCAGGTACTGCGGGTGACCGCCCGCATCGCCGCCGGCATCACCGGCGGTTTCGGGGTGCTGCAACTGGCCACCGGCGAGACGCTGCGCTGGATCGGGATCTTCAACGTGTTCACCGCGGCGCTGTTTTTGGTCATCCCCCGGCTGCACCGCTACGGACCGGTGCTGGCGCCGGTGACGTTCGTGGTGTGTGCCTACGCCTCGCTGGTCGTGGCTGCCTTGACGTTGGGCACCGCCTCGGGCGCCCAATTCTTCTTCCTGGTCTCGGCGGCGATCGTGCTGCTGGTGCTCGGCATCGAACGACTGGTGCTCGCGGCGGTGCTGGTCGGTATCGGCGCCGCACTCGGGATCGCGCTGGAGTTCCTGGTGCCCGACGACACCGGTGCGCAGCCGGCCTGGCTGCTCACCGTGGGGTTCGCCGCGATGATGGTCTCGGGCTGCTTCATGAGCCTGGCCACCGTCTGGGTGGCGCTGCGGGCGATGGCCCGCGCCGAGGCGGCGCTGGCCTCGGAGTATCACCGCTCCGAGACGCTGTTGACCAACATCTTGCCGGCGACCGTCGCCGAACGGTTGAAGGACGCCTCCGGCGGGGTTCTCGTCGACGAGTACGCCGACGCGTCGGTGCTCTTCGCCGACATCGCCGACTTCACCGAGCATGCCGGGGACATGACCCCGGAGGATCTGGTCCGGTTTCTCGACCTGCTCTACACCCGCTTCGACCTGCTGGTGGAGAAACACCAGTTGGAGAAGATCAAAACCAGCGGCGACTCCTACATGGTGGTCAGCGGTGTCCCGCAGCGCCGCGGCGACCATCTGGCGGCGCTGGCCCGGTTCGCCCTGGACATGGCCGAGGCCGCCGCGCAGGTGCGCGCGCCGCAGGGCTGGCCGCTGCGGATCCGCATCGGGATGGCCGTCGGCCCCGTGGTCGCCGGCGTGATCGGATCACGCCGGTTCTTCTACGACGTGTGGGGCGACGCGGTCAACGTCGCCGCCCGGATGGAGTCCACCGACACCGAGGGCCGCATCCAGGTGCCCCAGGGCGTCTACGAGCGTCTCCGCGACGACTTCGTGTTCGAAGAGCGCGGCGAGATCGTCGTCAAGGGCAAGGGCCGGATGCGGACCTGGTTCCTGATCGGGCCGAAGGCCGAGACCGGCACGGTGCGCGCCGAGACCGTGCTCACCGGCTGA
- a CDS encoding DUF2339 domain-containing protein: MSTAPPDLRAIISEVDIVSRQLSTICDRLHEFDRAWSAAAGRAPAAPVTAPVAEPQQRWVPPAPLVPPAPPAPPVRTADSRWIGKVLAAAGVAVTLIGVVLLLALAAQAGLLRPEARVAGGLLLGGGLVGAGLWWRGRPGGQTGAIALVATGIAAGYLDAVAVTSIYHWIPAAAGLVVASVVAAGGLAVARRWDSEPLGLLIVTPLIVLAPVLTDGVNLLLIGFLLALSAAVLPVQIGKDWGWLHGVRVGAPTLPLLLALALGDVVDPRLLAAAAALAAALALAGAVAVLPAAAAPAVPALIGAVGTAPVLAAGPVVGRAVAAVLAAALAAAALALAVGPGWGPLPARRVFGGLSAVATVVAVTVAFDGPVVAPVLLGLGCVVALAGHRDVAARWVAGGVGLLGLGFFLAQAGPDAVATATVVPAATAVSTLAASLLSIGWVLTVGWALRCAHDGADPVSPNARVLAVVGGAVVIHAITAFTVTAGVLAFGPGAGFLAGHVAATLCWVAIAAGLFGYASRLPRREHRTAPIGVGLALTAAAMGKLFLFDLGTLDGMFRVAVFLIAGLLLLAMGAGYARSLARQDQRRDTAPVSR; this comes from the coding sequence ATGAGCACCGCACCCCCTGACCTGCGCGCCATCATCAGCGAGGTCGACATCGTGTCCCGGCAGCTGTCGACGATCTGCGACCGGCTGCACGAATTCGACCGGGCGTGGAGCGCCGCCGCCGGGCGGGCGCCGGCGGCCCCCGTCACGGCGCCGGTGGCCGAGCCGCAGCAGCGGTGGGTCCCGCCCGCGCCGCTGGTCCCGCCCGCGCCGCCGGCGCCGCCGGTCCGCACCGCCGACTCGCGCTGGATCGGCAAGGTGCTGGCCGCCGCCGGGGTGGCGGTGACCCTGATCGGGGTGGTGCTGCTGCTGGCGTTGGCCGCCCAGGCCGGGCTGTTGCGCCCCGAGGCCCGGGTTGCCGGCGGGCTGCTTCTCGGCGGCGGGCTGGTCGGGGCGGGACTGTGGTGGCGCGGCCGACCGGGCGGGCAGACCGGGGCGATCGCGTTGGTCGCCACCGGAATCGCCGCCGGTTACCTCGATGCGGTGGCCGTGACCAGCATCTACCATTGGATCCCCGCCGCGGCCGGGCTGGTGGTCGCCTCGGTGGTCGCGGCCGGCGGGCTGGCGGTGGCGCGGCGTTGGGACAGCGAGCCGTTGGGGCTGCTGATCGTCACCCCGCTGATCGTGCTGGCGCCGGTGCTCACCGACGGGGTCAATCTGCTGTTGATCGGGTTCCTGCTGGCCCTGTCGGCGGCGGTGCTGCCGGTGCAGATCGGCAAGGACTGGGGGTGGCTGCACGGGGTGCGGGTGGGCGCCCCGACCCTGCCGCTGCTGCTGGCCCTGGCCCTCGGCGACGTCGTCGACCCGCGGTTGCTGGCCGCCGCGGCCGCGCTGGCCGCCGCGCTGGCGCTGGCCGGCGCGGTGGCGGTGCTGCCGGCCGCGGCCGCCCCGGCGGTCCCGGCACTGATCGGCGCCGTGGGCACCGCCCCGGTGTTGGCCGCCGGGCCGGTGGTCGGCCGCGCCGTCGCCGCGGTGCTCGCGGCGGCGTTGGCCGCGGCCGCGCTGGCTCTGGCGGTCGGGCCCGGATGGGGGCCGCTGCCGGCCCGGCGGGTCTTCGGTGGGCTCAGCGCGGTGGCGACGGTGGTCGCGGTGACCGTCGCGTTCGACGGGCCGGTCGTCGCACCGGTGCTGCTCGGGCTGGGCTGCGTCGTCGCCCTCGCCGGGCACCGCGACGTCGCGGCCCGGTGGGTCGCCGGCGGGGTCGGGCTGCTGGGGCTGGGCTTCTTCCTCGCCCAGGCCGGGCCGGACGCGGTCGCCACCGCGACGGTGGTGCCGGCCGCAACGGCGGTCTCGACGCTGGCGGCGAGCCTGCTGAGCATCGGGTGGGTGCTGACCGTGGGGTGGGCGCTGCGGTGCGCGCACGACGGGGCCGACCCGGTGTCGCCGAACGCCCGGGTGCTCGCCGTGGTCGGCGGCGCGGTGGTGATCCACGCGATCACCGCGTTCACCGTCACCGCCGGGGTGCTGGCGTTCGGCCCGGGCGCGGGGTTCCTCGCCGGGCATGTGGCCGCCACCCTGTGCTGGGTGGCGATCGCCGCCGGCCTGTTCGGGTACGCCTCGAGGCTGCCGAGGCGCGAACACCGCACCGCCCCGATCGGGGTCGGGCTGGCCCTGACCGCCGCGGCGATGGGCAAGCTGTTCCTGTTCGACCTGGGCACCCTCGACGGCATGTTCCGGGTAGCGGTGTTTTTGATCGCCGGGCTGTTGCTGCTGGCCATGGGTGCGGGCTACGCCCGCAGCCTGGCCCGCCAGGATCAGCGCCGCGACACCGCGCCGGTCAGCCGGTGA
- a CDS encoding response regulator: MGTECAAPSVMVVDDHPIWRDAVARDLADDGFAVVATADGVATARRRAAVVHPDVVLMDMRLADGDGAQATAEVLAVSPRSRVLVLSASDERDDVLEAVKAGALGYLVKSASRTELAEAVGATAAGRAVFTPGLAGLVLGEYRRIARGPGGADGPTLTDRETEVLRHVAKGLSAKQIAAKLTLSHRTVENHVQATFRKLQVANRVELTRYAIEHGLDR, encoded by the coding sequence ATGGGAACTGAGTGTGCCGCGCCGAGCGTGATGGTCGTCGACGACCACCCGATCTGGCGGGACGCGGTGGCCCGCGACCTCGCCGACGACGGGTTCGCCGTGGTGGCGACCGCCGACGGGGTGGCGACGGCGCGCCGGCGGGCCGCGGTGGTGCATCCCGACGTGGTGCTGATGGACATGCGGTTGGCCGACGGCGACGGCGCGCAGGCCACCGCGGAGGTGCTGGCGGTGTCACCGCGCAGCCGGGTGCTGGTGTTGTCGGCCTCCGATGAACGCGACGACGTATTGGAGGCGGTCAAGGCGGGCGCGCTGGGGTACCTGGTCAAAAGCGCGTCGAGAACCGAACTGGCCGAGGCGGTGGGCGCCACCGCCGCCGGCCGCGCGGTGTTCACCCCCGGCCTGGCGGGCCTGGTGCTGGGGGAGTACCGCCGCATCGCCCGGGGCCCGGGCGGCGCCGACGGCCCGACGCTCACCGACCGCGAGACCGAGGTGCTGCGCCACGTCGCCAAGGGCCTGTCGGCCAAACAGATCGCCGCGAAGCTGACGTTGAGCCACCGCACCGTGGAGAACCACGTGCAGGCCACGTTTCGGAAACTGCAGGTCGCCAACCGGGTCGAGTTGACCCGCTACGCCATCGAACACGGCTTGGACCGCTGA
- the macS gene encoding MacS family sensor histidine kinase, translated as MAAERDPSTPLWRAAQVFRLLSCGYALGFQVAITTDLDRPVLGWALFAVLLGWSTVLAVGYLRGFARRPSWVLAELVVVAALMLSTEVVASAAWIDDNQSWPTTLWATNAVISAAVLRGPVAGMAAGVAVTVINTVLKGQVDYNLGRNATLVVEVAVGLAVGLAAQTARRAHVELQQATRLAAAVEERERLSRHVHDGVMQVLALVARRGREIGGDTAELAALAAEQERALRRLVSSTDTDRRAGESLDLRMLLQRRASDRTVVSLPGTAVPLAASVATELDAAVGNVLDNVLLHAGPAARAYVLVEDVDDTVTVSVRDDGMGIAPGRLEEAVRQGRVGVAKSIVQRLATLGGQALLQTAPGEGTEWELSVPRRA; from the coding sequence ATGGCGGCCGAGCGCGATCCGAGTACCCCGCTGTGGCGGGCCGCCCAGGTGTTTCGGCTGCTCAGTTGTGGCTACGCCCTGGGGTTCCAGGTGGCGATCACCACCGATCTGGATCGTCCGGTGCTCGGCTGGGCGCTGTTCGCGGTGCTGCTGGGGTGGAGCACGGTGCTCGCCGTCGGGTATCTGCGCGGGTTCGCCCGGCGGCCGTCCTGGGTGCTCGCCGAACTCGTGGTGGTGGCGGCGTTGATGCTGTCGACCGAGGTCGTGGCCTCCGCGGCCTGGATTGACGACAACCAGTCCTGGCCGACCACGTTGTGGGCGACCAACGCGGTGATCTCCGCGGCGGTGCTGCGCGGCCCGGTCGCCGGCATGGCGGCCGGGGTCGCGGTGACGGTGATCAACACCGTGCTCAAGGGCCAGGTCGATTACAACCTGGGCCGCAACGCCACCCTGGTGGTGGAGGTGGCGGTGGGTCTGGCGGTGGGCCTGGCCGCCCAGACGGCGCGGCGCGCCCATGTCGAGCTGCAGCAGGCCACCCGGCTCGCGGCGGCCGTCGAGGAGCGCGAGCGGCTCTCCCGCCACGTGCACGACGGGGTGATGCAGGTGTTGGCGTTGGTCGCCCGGCGGGGCCGCGAGATCGGTGGCGACACCGCCGAGTTGGCGGCACTGGCCGCCGAACAGGAGCGTGCCCTGCGCCGGTTGGTCAGTTCCACCGACACCGATCGGCGCGCGGGGGAGAGCCTGGATCTGCGGATGTTGTTGCAGCGCCGCGCATCCGATCGGACGGTGGTGAGCCTTCCCGGCACCGCGGTGCCGCTGGCGGCGTCGGTGGCCACCGAACTCGACGCGGCGGTCGGCAACGTGCTGGACAACGTTTTGCTGCATGCCGGTCCCGCCGCACGCGCGTATGTTCTGGTCGAGGACGTCGACGACACCGTGACGGTCAGTGTCCGCGACGACGGGATGGGCATCGCGCCGGGTCGCCTCGAGGAGGCGGTGCGCCAAGGGCGGGTCGGGGTGGCGAAGTCGATCGTGCAGCGGCTGGCGACGTTGGGCGGGCAGGCGCTGCTGCAGACCGCGCCCGGGGAAGGAACCGAATGGGAACTGAGTGTGCCGCGCCGAGCGTGA
- a CDS encoding alpha/beta hydrolase encodes MKRLAAVLASLTGVAVTANGYRPLTKDGYGSLYAFAAGVFATELPLTLIAGQSAALAAVSRWLSPRVRRFSWLLSALSWLGLVGLDRIGRQADRPLTAALDAELGTGRRTSATGVWSLATPGAAPVKPAGVVRTLGAVRHYVHAADLPYGRYGSRNHLDIWRHRDLDPGAKAPVLLQVPGGAWMVGSKRHQAYPLLSHLSALGWVCVSINYRLSPRSTWPDHIVDVKQALAWIKENIADYGGDPDWVAVTGGSAGGHLCALTALTANRAEFQPGFEDADTSVRAAVPLYGVYDMTGTVSRMHPLLVPALQSYVFKQSRRRSPDVYRASSPVSYVGPDAPPFFVLHGSNDSLVPVEQGRDFAARLREVSDNPVVYAELPYAQHAFEIFGSPRAHHTARAVEQFLAEMYAPTSGGRVAGSPQPR; translated from the coding sequence ATGAAGAGACTCGCCGCCGTGCTGGCCTCGCTGACCGGGGTCGCCGTCACCGCCAACGGCTACCGCCCGCTGACCAAGGACGGCTACGGCTCGCTGTACGCCTTCGCCGCGGGGGTGTTCGCCACCGAGCTGCCGCTGACGTTGATCGCCGGGCAGTCGGCCGCGCTGGCCGCGGTGTCGCGGTGGCTCTCCCCGCGGGTGCGCCGCTTCAGCTGGCTGCTCTCGGCGCTGTCCTGGCTGGGGCTGGTCGGCTTGGACCGGATCGGTCGGCAGGCCGATCGGCCGCTCACCGCCGCCCTCGACGCCGAGTTGGGCACCGGCCGGCGCACGTCGGCCACCGGCGTGTGGTCGCTCGCGACCCCGGGCGCCGCGCCGGTGAAACCGGCCGGGGTGGTGCGGACCCTGGGCGCGGTGCGCCACTACGTCCACGCCGCCGACCTGCCCTACGGCCGGTACGGCAGCCGCAACCACCTCGACATCTGGCGCCACCGCGACCTCGACCCCGGCGCCAAGGCCCCGGTGCTGCTGCAGGTGCCCGGCGGGGCCTGGATGGTCGGCAGCAAACGCCACCAGGCCTACCCGCTGCTCAGCCACCTGAGCGCCCTGGGCTGGGTGTGCGTGTCGATCAACTACCGGCTCAGCCCCCGCTCCACCTGGCCCGACCACATCGTCGACGTCAAACAGGCGCTGGCCTGGATCAAGGAGAACATCGCCGACTACGGCGGCGACCCGGACTGGGTGGCGGTCACCGGCGGCTCGGCGGGCGGGCACCTGTGCGCGCTGACCGCGCTGACCGCCAACAGGGCGGAGTTCCAACCCGGCTTCGAGGACGCCGACACCTCGGTGCGTGCCGCGGTGCCGCTCTACGGCGTCTACGACATGACCGGCACCGTCAGCCGGATGCATCCGCTGCTGGTCCCTGCGCTGCAGTCGTATGTGTTCAAACAGAGTCGCCGCCGGTCCCCCGACGTGTACCGGGCGAGTTCGCCGGTGAGCTATGTCGGCCCGGATGCGCCGCCGTTCTTCGTGCTGCACGGCAGCAACGATTCTCTGGTGCCGGTGGAACAGGGTCGCGACTTCGCCGCGCGGCTGCGCGAGGTGAGCGACAACCCGGTCGTCTACGCCGAACTCCCCTACGCCCAGCACGCATTCGAGATCTTCGGCTCGCCGCGCGCCCACCACACCGCGCGGGCGGTCGAACAGTTCCTCGCCGAGATGTACGCACCGACCAGCGGTGGGCGCGTCGCGGGCTCACCGCAGCCGCGATAG